In the Pan paniscus chromosome 19, NHGRI_mPanPan1-v2.0_pri, whole genome shotgun sequence genome, cctgggaggcggagattgcagtgagccaagatcgggccactgcactccagcttgggtgacagagcaagactccatctcaaaaaaattataaataactcTTTGCAAATAGGAAAGTGAAGCTCAAGGGTACCCAGTGAGGCTGTGAAATTGCCAGTGAATTAAGACCAGGGCTAGAGTCAACAGTCCAGAACCCCTATCCATATGAACAGGGGCCCGTTTCTGGTTGAAATCAAGATTAGGATGcaactgagaaaataaaagactGCACTTTGGAGAGGCAAGCACGCTATCcgggttgttgttttgttttatgcctTGGTGCTTAGGTGAGGACTTAGCTGGATTTATTCAAAGTGGGCGGGTCTGGGCTATTCTTGAGAATGTCCCTTCCATTTCTGAGAACAAGTCAGCCCCTTCTACCTGCCTCCACCCAGGAGACTGATGCACAAGATCTGTTTGTGAAAgcctgatttaaaaagaaaaaaaaaaatccttaagccAAATGGTGTTCCAAGTTGGTTGCTGTGACAACCTCCAGGAAGAGCCACTTGTTACCCTCTATTCTTTCTAGTGCTTTCCGTCAGTGGCAACACATAGGCCCCTTGGAGCATGGGGATGGCGGCCCTGAGATTCTGTCAGTGGGACCACCCTGGGCCTCCTTTCTACCTCCACTCAGCACCCTGTTGGCCAAGGAGAATTTCTGCGGTGGGAGGCAGCGCTCTGCTAGTCAGGATTGATAAACAGCCGGGCACACCGAAACAGTGTACCAACGAATTCACCAACCAGGGGTTTCTTTCCCTACCCTTTGTGAAAACCAATCAATTActagatgagtggatggatgcagAAAAATCTGGGCTGAGCCAAAGTCCCTTTTGGAAATACAAGCCATAAAATTCGAAGGACATCAGCGACCTTGGCTTGTTTAGGTGATTTTACTTCCAGCTGCAGGTAGTCTTGACAAGGAGTGTTTAAACAGAAGGCTCAAGATGCATTCCTTGTGTAGGTGGGAGAGAGCACTTCTAATGTGAAGTGGGGTACAGATCAGCTGCCCGCCCACATAGCCTGGACATCGTCTTATCCCCATAATCCTTCCCATCCCTACAAGGCCCATCGCCACCACCTTTTCCcaggtttattgaggtatgattgacatcCAGTAAAATTCACCCTTTGGAAATATACAGTTCtgtgaattttgacaaatttaGTGTCTTGTGACCATCACCAAGATCAACCTGTTTTTAACACTCCAAAAAattccctcctcctgccctctttCCCTGGCAACCCTGATTGATTATCTGAtcctataattttgccttttctagaatgtcatataaatggagtcacacTGATGTCGCCTTTTGAGTCTGGCATCTTTCCCTCAGCTTAATGCTTTTGAGTCATTCACGATGTGTGCGTGTGGTTTGTTCCTTCTCCTTGCCGGGAAGTATTTCATTGCATGGGCGTACTACtctgcttctttatttttacaCTGAGCCTTTCGCCCTGGAAGTTCTTGGCCCAGGGTCTTCAACTTGTTTGCACGACCACTTCCAGCTTGCTGCTTCCTTCAGCTCCCCAGGCTCCTCCTCCAAATGCCAGCTGTGCCCACAAGCTGTTCTTAGGGCTCACACTCGCCTTTTGGCGCGTGGTGGGTTTTTGGTAGTGCAGAAAGAATCCAGggatgggaggggaagggatGGATGGGTGCTCAATTGCTGCTCACGTCTGCTGCAACCTGAAGCTTGCATCTCAGCCAGCAGATCTGCTCCCTTCTGGGACCCAGGCTTCAGTGTCACACGGTCCTTGGCTATGTATTGGGCGTTGGAGGCTTTGAAAGGCGAGCAGAAGCAGCATGGACAAGAAGGCTGGGGCTGGCCCTGGGGCTCATCATGATGCTTTCCTGGATCTGTTGcttcatctgcaagctgagggtgTTTGTTCTAGATGAGTGTCTCAGGCCACCGGCAACTGCATGTACCTCCTCcctttcccatttccaatgaTGTACCCTGTACATGTGTTCATGCTGTGTCTGGCTCTCATCTGCACAGTCGTGCATAGAATTGCCTCAAGTCCTGGTGAGACAGATGCCTTGGTACTTTTCCATTTAGATTCAAATGGAGCTAAAATTAAGAGTTTTATGAGCTGTTAAGAATGAGGTAGTTTCTCCTAGGACCCCCCAAAGACAGTGCAAGTAATGACCGTTTGGATCTCATTCGCCGATCTTTGATAGTATGTTTTGGAGTCTACTCCCCAGGAGCCAGGACAGGTGTGAAGATGGAGTCCTTGTCGCAGCTGGAGCCTTGCCTAGCTGGTGATCACACAGCCTGGCCTGTACCTGCACCCCACTGGATGGTGGTACATGGTGGCAGGGACAGGACCACACCCAGTTAAGGCCAGACCAGGCTGAGTGTGACCCCTGAGGTAAACACTCCGCTAAGCCATGTCTTGTTCATGCCCCCTGCTCAGTGAAAGGTGAGTCCCGAGACCAGTTGGGTACCTCTCTGTGCGAACCAGAGACATTTCTGGATCCAGGCCAGGTGAAGATTAGGGCCGGGAAGCCTGAGCCCCCGGGGCCTCAAGGTAGGGAGCCGAAGAGGCTGCCAGGACTCTGCTGGGTTGAATTTTGCCGGGGAGGACTCTTGTCTCCCCCTCAGGAGTATTTTTGTTGAGGCATTCCTGGAGGTGAAGAAGCAATTCCCATTGCAGCAGGTTAGAGCGAGAATCAGACAGAGGGCAAAAACCAATTCACTTCTCCCCACGTTCTAAATGCTGGGGCATGGCTATCAGGAGGGCTTCCTGGGAGGTGtctctgggggtggggtgaggttgGGGCGATGGCCTTTGGAGATTGCGTGTGGTGTTCAGGACTGTTCCTTGGTGTTTGAGGGAAACTTTAGTGggattgcagtggaatgtaaGGTCAGGGCACGTGGGTGCTCTCTCGGGGTGGGGTGACTTGGAGACCTAGAGGGAAAACCTGCTATGCAGGGGGAGAGCACAGGACTGGCCCTGCTCTGCGGCCTCCTTTGTCCCATAACCTGAAGTTAAGTCACATCCCGTGTCGGGACCTCCGTGCACTCATCTGTCAAGTGGGGGCGCTTCCCTTCCAGCATCACCTGCAGCAGACGGGCTCTCGGGAGTCGTGGGTTCCAGGCAGCTGTGTGGACCCAGGGACAGACATTCAAAGGGACGCCAGCCATCCTTGGTGACAGGGGCCCCAACTTAGCATCCCTTCCCTTCCGTTAGGAAGGAGATGACCGGAAGCAGCCCCTTCACAGACACGAGCACATCGGCAAACCCTATGAGAGTGGAATTTTCTAACAAAATAAACTTGCTTGTTTGATCTGTTTTCTGTAACTTTTGCTAAATACTTTATACATTTTTCATGTTAAAGAGCCGTGTCTCCCGCCAGCACTCCTCACCCCGGTATGAATGTGTTTCCTCCACATTGTATATCCTTCCACCCTCTGGCTGCCTAGATCAGTAAATAAAATTgatgtaatataatttataagtaaCACTGTTGAAACCCTGATCCCAGTGGAGGCTGTAACCCACCTGCCCCCGCACCACCCCCCTGACCCCTGTTACCGCATTTGTGTGTATTAATGCTGAAGAATTAAATGTTTAAAGAGTTTAAATTTTGAAGGCGTTTGCTATATACAGTTGTCCTGCATTATTATAAAGAGTTTTCAGGAAGTTAAATCCCAtctcgttttttttttcttctgctctgtGTGTATCCTTGAGATCCCTAGATTCATCCCATGTAAAATAAACTGTCCAGAGACACTAGGTCCCCCTAGGCGACCCTCTTTCCTGGAGGGCTGCCACATTCTTCATGTGACCTGTCTTGGCATCCCTCCTAGGCTCTCGAGATTGGTGGTGATTTCACCTCCGATGACTTAGCGGGAGACAAAGGGCATCTGGACACTGGCGCACAAATGGATGCTatgctcctgacctcaggcccctCCCCCTGGTGACTTCCTGTCTCTGTGGGTTCCAGCCCTTTGCCTCCCTCTCATCTCTGGAGCTCCTGGCTGTTTCTTttctcatccatccatccgttcatttatatatatatatatagagagagagagagagagagagagagagagagagtctcgctctgtcgcccaggctggagtgcagtggcacagtctcagctcactgcaacctctacctcccgggttcaagcgattctcctgtgtcagcctcccgagtagctgggactacaggcatgccccacctcgactggctaatttttgtatttttagtagagacagggttttgccacgttggccaggctggtgaacttctgaccttaggtgatccgtcctcttcggcctcccaaagtgttgggattacaggcatgagtcactacgcCCGGtcccatccatctattcattcaatAATTACTGAGCATCTGgtatatgccagacactgctcTAGGTTCTGGGAACACATCAGTGTGAGAAACAGAGCCCTGCTCTcagggagcttacattctagcagaCAAAAACAATAGACCTCCTATGTTCTGTGATGTGGGTGTGGATGGTGTTAAGTGttgtggaaaagaaaaccagGACAGGGTGAGGCTGGGTACATTGCAGGATTCAATAGGGTCATTTGAGTGGCCTCATTGAGAAGGTGGTATTTGATCAAAGACAAGGAGACCTGGGAGGGACCCTGGAAGGTCACCGGAGGAGAGTGTTCCAAGCGGAAGAGATGCCCGCGTGTCTGaggccaggctggctggagtggagggagtgaggagggaagagaagatgAGGACGCTGGGCAACCCTCTTTCCTGGAGGGCTGCCACATTCTTTGAACGACCCGTCTCAGCGTTTCCCCCAGGTTGTTGGGATTGGTGGTGATTTTACCTCTGATGACTTAGCAGAGAGACAAAGGGCATCCGCCCCCTTTCATCCCTTCTTGGAGGTGCCAGAGGCCACCTGCGAGAAATGGTGGGATGAGGGCCAGTGCTGCCTGCTGCAGGCTTTTGGCTTGGACTGGGAGAATTGGGCAGCCATAGTGCATGACCTGATTTCATGGCCATGGGGCTCACTGCGGGGCTGTAAGGGGACaagagcagaagcaggaagagctgtcaggaggcagaggtgatgCTGCCTGCACAAGGCAGGTGCAAGGGAGGCGGGAAGAACGGTCCGGTTCTGGATGTACCTTGAAGGTAGAGTCAAGATGATTTCTTGATAGATTGGAGTGGGTTGTGACCAAAAGAGAAACACTGAGAATGATGCCAAGGACCTCAATCCAAGTCATCAAAAGGATGGATTGTCATTTTCTGCAATGGGGACAGCTGTGGGAGGAGGGTCCTTCCCCATTCTCTGTCTCCCCTGCCACCTTCTCCATACCCCCTTTTCCCTCTCAATGCAGACTTCTCTGCAGGTGCTGGCTTCAGGCCAGAGGGCAGGAGGGTCGTCTTGGCCTTCAGCTCATAGCAGGCAAGGTCGAGCAATGAGGAAGGGGTGGCGTCTGGGTCCCAGCTAATGGCCAAGATGGAGCTCCTGCTTGAGGGGACAGGGCCAGCTTCTGGGAAGCATCTTTCAGTCCAGCGAGGAGAGCGAGACCAAAACTGGGATCCTCTGCCTGGAGATGAAGCCTTCTCCTCTAGAGCAGTCTTTGGGTTTTGGGAGAGTTTATGGCCCCAGCTCAGACTTAACAAATCGACTCACAATACATCATCTCCAACAACTTGTTTGGCTAAGGAGCATAAGCTCTCCCTCTGACAGAAGATGTTTATGCAGGTTTTCAAACAAACCTCCAGGTCATGACCCCTCACTCTCAGCATCAACACAGCTGCCTGCGGTCCCCTGGGGCCCCTCCTGGGCACAGCAACCTGGAGAATGTGGACTGTACCAGGCTGCTTCCGACCTGGGTCCAGCTCCTTCCTCCTTGTGCCTGGAGAGGACAGCAAAGACTGGAGGGCTCTGGCTGCCTTCTGCCTCGCCCAGGGCCTCTTTCATTGACATGGTAACCCCACCTCCTCACCTACTTGTCCTCTAGGCTCAGGCCTCCTGTGATGTAGACAAAGGAAGCCTAAATGGACAGGCTGGCAGACCTGGACTTTCCTTCCTTCTGGCATTGCCATTTAGCAACCATGTGACCCCAGGCTGGTGACATGCCTTTAGGAGGCCCCATGTCTCACTTGTAACACTGGCTTCTCCTCATCTGCTGCAGGCTTGATGTGGACAGGGGTGCGATCCAGGAGGCACTTCCAGTCGCCCCCTACTAGTGGCTCAGAGCAAGGGGCGGAGGCCTCTGACCTCACTCTCCCTCCATCCCCAGGGCTGCCTCAGGGCTGCAAGGAAGCTCTGGAATGAATGCGATTCCAGGGTGTGGCTGGGGCTCCCGTTTGTTTTCAAGGCTAGTGACTGTCCTGTTTCTAACTGCTCTTGAGAATAAATGCACGCTACAGGATGGTGAAAGCCTAGGAGAGGAAGGACTCCGATTCAGAAGTAATATTctcactgggcgcagtggctcacgcctgtaatcccagcacttggggaggccaaagcaggcagatcatgaggtcaggagatcgagaccggcctgaccaacatggtgaaatcccatctctgctaaaaacacaaaaattagctgggcatggtggtgagcgcctgtaatcccagctacttgggaggctgaggcaggagaatcgcttgaacctgggaggcagaggttgcagtgagccgagatcgtgccattgcactccagcctgggcgcagaatgaggctctgtctaaaacaaaaaacaaacaaaaaaaaaactcacaaagtgatggaaaaaaattagaaagttcacacacacaccccaatatGCAGGTTTCCTGAGAAATCTCTGAAACTGTACTGGGCAGAGCGGCTGGGAGGGATGAGTCTGCCCCTTGGTGCCTGAACCTCTCGGTCTTTCCAGAGTGACCTGAGGTGGGCCTGGCAGGTGGCTTTCTCCCAGCAGCAGGGACCTACCTTCCGCTGCCACTAGCCTGTTAGTAAGTAGGCTAAAATCCCCACTTTACACTTTGAGAtgcaaggcgggcggatcacctgaggtcaggagtttacgagaccagcctgaccaatatggtgaaacctcgactctactaaaaataccaaaaaaaaaaaaattagctgggcgtggtggcagacacctgtagtcccagcttctcatgggactgagacaggagaattgcttgaaaccaggaggttgcagtgagccaagatcgtgcttggcctaggtgacagagggatactccgtctaaaaaaaaacctgtttaccTGCCTGGAGACCGTGGGGTTTATTCTTCATTATTCTCACCCCAGGGCAAAAAGAGACAACTCTCCATCCACGGTGGCAAGGCTGGGGTTCTGAGTGTGTCCCCTCGAGCACTGCGCTCCGCTAAGGTAAGTGCACGcccaccctcccttccttctggGTGACAAGAATCCAGGTGTGCAGCGTCCTCACTAGGTTGCTTCCTCATGCTTGATACTCCCCGCTGAGCTGCACAGACGCGAAGCCTGCCTTTGCACAGCTCCGTCTCTGACCACTCAGTTATTTACCCATTCACTCAGCAAACACGTTTTCTTGCCTGCTCACTCCAAGTCCACTGCAGACGGACACTCTGCAGCCTGCCATGGACCCACAGATAGATTGTGTTTGGCCCACAccgtgttttgttattttttttgtttttgtttttgttttgtttttttgagacggagtctcacactgtcacccaggctggagtgcaatggtgcaatctcggctcactgtgacctctgcctcccgggttcaagcgattctcctgcctcagcctcccaagtagctgggattacagtcacctgccaccatgcccggctaattttttgtagttttagtagagacagggtttcaccatgttggccaagctggtctcgaactcctaaccttgtaaTCTCCCTGCTCAgtctcccaaatgctgggattacagacgtgagccaccattaaaattttgaattaattgCCAAAGTTGAAAAGTGTGGAAATTGCATGAAAAATTCTGATTTTTGGATTTCTcttgaataattaaaaaaaaccccaaatctcACCATCCCATGTGACCACgttcactggcagccccttcccgAGGTGACACAGGCCTGGCTGCCCCCTGCTGGTCCCTTCAGGCAGTTCACCTTCACTCCCTGTGACTGATGGACAATAACAAAACGAGTGTTTAGCATTAGCCATGTGCCAGTTTCTAAGTGTGTCACACATATTGACTCACATCAGCCTCACAATGACAGTGTGGTAGATGCTATGATGCCCATTTATTCAAGAAAGACTTGCTGGGGGCCCAAGCCTATCAGGTTCTGGCAATGGAAATGCATCCAGGAACAACACAGACAAAATCCCATCCTTCACGGAGCTTTCATTCCGGTGAGGGGACATGCGGCGTGCCGATGATGGTGGGGGTTGTGCTATTATAGATAGAGGGTCAGTATAGGCCTGGCTGAGCaggtgacatttaagcagagACATGACTGCAGTGAAGGTTTAGAAGAGTGTCCCAGGTGGAAAGAGGTGAAGAAACAAGCCTGGGACCACACAGCTAGTTAAGTAGCcaagctgggacttgaacccatgCTGGCCCCAGAGTCTGTGCTCCTAACCATTGCATTCTAGGGCTTGATGTGAGATGCCAGCCCTGCCCCGAGATGCTCAGAGTTAGTGAGGAAGAGAAACAGGGAACATGGCTGCTGTtagagggctggggctgggggtgccAGAGGCCCCAGCTCTGAGGGTTCCAACCTCCTGTCCTGTTCTAGTATCGTCCCGGGAGGCCGAGATGAATTGCCTGCCTGCCCTGGgctctttattttaatctcaCTAGTGTTCTGGGAGCACCCTCCCGCCCCCGCTCCCGCCCTCCACAAAGCTCCTGGGCCCCTCCTCCCTTCAAGGATTTCGAAGAACTGGTCGCAAATCCTCCTAAGCCACCAGCATCTCGGTCTTCAGCTCACACCAGCCCTGAGCCCCAGCCTGCGGCCAGGGGACCACGCACGTCCCACCCACCCAGCGACTCCCCAGCCGCTGCCCACTCTTCCTCACTCATGGGGAACAGCAAAAGTGGGGCCCTGTCCAAGGAGATCCTGGAGGAGCTGCAGCTGAACACCAAGTTCTCGGAGGAGGAGCTGTGCTCCTGGTACCAGTCCTTCCTGAAGGACTGTCCCACCGGCCGCATCACCCAGCAGCAGTTCCAGAGCATCTACGCCAAGTTCTTCCCCGACACCGACCCCAAGGCCTACGCCCAGCATGTGTTCCGCAGCTTCGATTCCAACCTCGACGGCACCCTGGACTTCAAGGAGTACGTCATCGCCCTGCACATGACCACCGCGGGCAAGACCAACCAGAAGCTGGAGTGGGCCTTCTCCCTCTACGACGTGGACGGTAACGGGACCATCAGCAAGAATGAAGTGCTGGAGATCGTCATGGTcagtctcccctctccccttctgGCTGGGCGGTGCCGGGGTCGCTCCGGGCTGGGGGCCCCCTGCTGCGGCTGCTGCAGAGGGAGTGGATCTGTGGGTGGAGCGGGGGATGCAGGCCACTGGCTCTGAGAGCCTGGTGCTCCGAGATGCTGATATTGATAGAGGGGTGGGCACTTGCCCACAGCTTCGTTGTCTTCCCAGAGCAGAATCTGAGTGTTTCCTAATACAGCCATGTTATGCTTGGCTTCACGATGTTTGGGTCAACAATGGACGATATAGACCactgtggtcccataagattgtaatggagctgaaaaattcctattgcctagtgacatcatGGCAcagttactttatttttcaaatgcatttagtgtagcctaagtgtatcCGTAAAGTCTGTAGTAGTGTACGGTAATGTCCTAgttcttcacattcactcactactcactcactgactcacccagagcaactcccaatcctgcaagctccactcatggtaagtgccctaggCAGGTCTACCATTTTGTatcttggttttttattttttatttttttgagatggagtctcactctgtagcccagagctggagtgcaatagtgcgatcttggctcactgcaacctctgcctcccgagttcaagcaattctcctgtctcagcctcccgagtagctgggattacaggcgtgcaccactatgcccggctaatttttgtatttttagtagagacggggtttcaccatgttggtcaggctggtctcaaactcccgacctccagcgatccgccagcctcagcctcccaaagtgctgggatttacaggcatgagccactgtgcccggcccattttttatctttatactgtatttttactgcatgatttctatgtttagctatgtttagatgcacaaatacttaccatcgTGTGACAACTGCCTGCAACATTCAGGACAGTCAcgtgctgcacaggtttgtagcctaggagcaaaagGCTGGACCATGGAGCCCAGGGATGTAGTCGGCTCTACCATCTGTGTTTGTGCGAGGATGCTCTATGATGTTCCCACATAGAACTTGCCTAAAGATGTGTTTCTCGGAATGTATTCCTGTCTCTGAGCGACACGTgactatatttacattttttctttctctccatcctttgtttcttccttcctttattaaAATGTCCTTTGAAATTTTCAGCAGTACACATTCAAGTTGAATCACTGTTCGTTCTAAACACACAATATGCTTCTAATATAAAGTAGAAAGAAGTCAAAGTTGGGGGCATGAACTCTGAGTTCTAGTCCTCATGTTCTCCCCAGCGCGGGGCGGATCATGGCACCACGCATGAGCCCCCGCTTCCCACGTGCGGCGTGGCTCCCCGGCTCCTGAAAGTTTCACTGTGAGGCGCACAGGCTTCTATATGGTTCCCAACACGCCTTCTCCCCTGTCCATACTGTCCTCCTGTCAGATCCTTTGTtgtgaaagtaatggcaaaaaccataaTTACTTTTCCACCAACCTAGTAGGTGTCTTGAAAATGGTTTATCTGATATAAAAGTAACTCATGAAATTTAGAAACCTAGGCAAAAGAGACTAAAAATTGCCTCTAATTCCAACATCCAGGGAAAACTTTTCTTAGTATATCAGTATATACCTTTTCAGTCTTTTAcctgtataattttaaataatgttaaagCTATGACATATTCACATACGATTTTTTATCATACATTTTTCAGTTACTCTTTTATCATGAGTGCTTTCCATATCATTACATATTCttccaaaacacttttttttttcttcagacagagttttgctcttgttgcccaggctggagtgcagtggcgtgatctcagctcgctgcaacctccgcctcccgggtttgagcaattctcctgcctcagcctcacgagtagctgggattacaggcacctgcccagctaatttttgtattttagtagagacggggtttcaccatgctggccaggctggtctcaaactcctgacctcaggtgatctgcccgcctcggcctcccaaagtgctgggattacaggcgtgagcttccGCACCCAACCTCTTCCAAAACTCTTTTAATAGCTGCTTGGAATTCTGGCTTATGGAAATGTGGAAATTATTGAACATTCCTATGTTTTTGGAcattaggttgtttccatttctttcctattATACCAGTTCTAATTtccttcatttgatttttttttttttacttattctttttcagtccccctgcccctgccactTACCTTATTCTTCTAATTCCATTCCTGTTAGTAGAGACTATTGTTTAGATGTTAATAACTTTGTGTGCATTGGCAATCATGCTTTCATTTGCATGATTACAAATGCACAAAAATCTTCCACAGTTATTAGGAGAAATCATAAATAAAACAGCAGAGCATGCAGCTTGTGGTCCATGGGCTTATCCTCAATGCTCAGCTCGGGCCTCCCATTCTGGCAGGCATGTGTCTCTCTCATTGTTATCTTGGCACAGCCTGCAGAGAAAGCTCCCTCGGATTGGCTGTGGGGTCTCTGGGTGGCCTGGGACAGGGACTAAGTCTTCAGAGTGGCATAAACAATGCGGGGCCCAGCAGAAGCCTACAAATTGATACTCATTGaataaaaggaggaggaaagggaggagggggaaatgagggagggagagagggaaggtaggagtcaggaaggaaagagggggaagcaaggggaaggaaagaaggaagggagggaggagaaggaaaggaggagagaaaggaagaaagaagaaaggaaagggagggagggagactccATCCTCCATCAATGGCTGGGGCTGTGCAAGGTGGCAGAAGGCTCTGCTATTCACCAGATTACAAGTTCATGGGCAGAGCACTGACTGAGGGAGTTAAAAGTGAAGggttctagtcccagctctgACTCCAACTAGCAGTGTTGCTGTGGGAAAACCATATAACCTTCCTGGGCCCAGGGTGAGGATTTGATTATTTTTGCAGCCTTTCCTGAGGCTCTGGAGGTCTGTCCCTCCGTGTTGGAAGTGGGGTGGGCAGGCACTCACTGCCAGCTTCTAGCTGGCACACCTGCACATGGTGCCCAAGGCCCTGCACAGATGGATAGGAGTGTAGGAGCCACCTACACTGGCGTCCAGCTCAGGGCTTTGAGTGCTGCCAGTGACGCTGCTGCCCTGGGCTGCTGGCTTTGGCCTCTTTGCTCCTTTATCCAGCACCAGGGGGCTGAAGGGAAACTTCTCAAAGCTGTCGACCTTCCCTCCAGGATAATTTCACAGCCATTATTGCCCCTGCCTGACCTGCTCACAGGTGTCTCCGGGGAGGCAGAACCTCCCAACTCCCACCCAACATACCTGCCTGCCCTCAGCATCCAAGGACCTACTGCCTTGGGTG is a window encoding:
- the RCVRN gene encoding recoverin, translating into MGNSKSGALSKEILEELQLNTKFSEEELCSWYQSFLKDCPTGRITQQQFQSIYAKFFPDTDPKAYAQHVFRSFDSNLDGTLDFKEYVIALHMTTAGKTNQKLEWAFSLYDVDGNGTISKNEVLEIVMAIFKMITPEDVKLLPDDENTPEKRAEKIWKYFGKNDDDKLTEKEFIEGTLANKEILRLIQFEPQKVKEKMKNA